CAGCATTGTGCAAAACGCCCTCGGTGCACAATATGTCGGTCAGATTCGCTATGGAATGACGGAATGGGATGCCGGCGGACATGACAGCTACAACCGCGTAAGCTGTTATGTGAACGCCCTGTTTCATGCGCAGTACATTCTGGAAATGGCCAGGCATAACTGGGACCTGTCCAATCCCTGGATTCCGGAGTACAGAGCCGATTTTCGTGTCTATCCGGTTTGGTACGTCAATCCGATGCTGATCCATCATTTCGGACGGCATATGGTTCAGGCCTCCAGCTCCAATACCCCCCTGGTTCGGGCGTATGCGGCCAAGGATGACCAGGGGAATCTGACCATCTTTGTCTTTAACAATTCCCCCAGCTCGGACATTACGGCCAATATCCAGATTACCGGTTTTTCCGCCGGCCAAAGCGGTCAGCAGTGGCTGCTGGAGCCGGACGGGGCCGTCATCTCCGGCGGCATCACTGTCCAGGACAAGGACGACATCCGCATCAACGGCGTCCTGCATCCGGACCCGCTGGCGGCTCCCTCTTACGCGCCGCAGGCATTTCGTTCAGGAAATACATTTCAGATTCCTCTGCCGGCAAGCGGCATGATGCTGATGAAGATTCCCCCTCCCAACAGCGACACGACTCCCCCGGCCGCTCCCACAGGCTTGACAGCTGTTTTAAACGGCATCAACATCCGGCTGGACTGGAACGACAACACCGAACCGGACCTGCGGGGCTACCATATTTACCGCTCGACAACCTTCGGCAGCGGGTACCGCCGACTGAACGCCGCCGTTCTGACCGAGTCCGGTTATCTCGATACCGCCGTTGCCTCCGGCCAAACCTACTACTACGTGGTTCGGGCCGTGGATACCCTCTGGAATGAATCCGACGTTTCCAGTCAGGCCTCCGCCACTGTTCCCAAGACGGCACTGGGAACCATTCTCTATGAACGATGGGACGGAATTCCCGGTTCCTCTGTCTCTTCGCTGACATCGAACCCTGCTTATCCGAACAATCCGTCCTTTGCGGGCCGGCTCACCGCCCTCGAAGGCCCAAGCAATATCGGAGAAAACTACGGCACCCGCATCCGCGGGTATTTATATCCGCCTGCAACCGGCCCCTACACCTTCTGGATTGCCGGGGATGACAACTGCCAGCTGCGGCTGAGCACCGACGGCAATCCGGCCAACGCCTCTCTGATTGCCTCGGTCCCCGGCTGGACGGACCCCCGACAATGGAACAAGTATTCGTCTCAGCAGTCCAGTCCTCGCACCCTCACGGCCGGCCAGAAATATTACATCGAGGTCCTGCACAAGGAATACACCGGCGGGGATCACGTGGCCGTCGCCTGGAGCGGACCGGGCTTCTCGCAGGAAGTCATCGCCGGAAACTACCTGTCGCCGTGGCTAAGCGGCCTGTACGGCGACTTCAACAGCAGCGGGGCCGTCTCCATCGAAGACCTCATGCACCTGGCGGAAGTCTGGGTGTCAAACAATTGCGTTCTGACTTCGGCGGTCGACCAAAACGGCGACTGTGTGGTTGACCTTTCCGAGTTTGCGGAGTTTGCACGAAACTGGCTGAAATAGAATCGGATGGACCCTTGATGAAAAGTCGATGGACCTTGCTGCTCTGTCTGGGTATCGTTCCGCTCGGCTCTTCCGGCGGCGCCCAATCCACTTTCCGAAATCCCATCCTGCGGGGAATGAATCCCGACCCGAGCATCTGCCGTGTCGGAGAGGATTACTATCTGGTAACCTCCTCGTTCGAATATTTTCCCGGTCTGCCGATTTATCACAGCAAAGACCTGGTCCACTGGAAATTAATCGGATACGCCCTGACGCGGGAAAGCCAAAATCCCCTGAGGGGCTGTGACGCCGGCGGCGGACAGTATGCCGCCACAATCCGATGCCATCAGGGAACTTTCTACATCAGCGGCACCAATTACGGGGGAAAAGGAACACAGGGGGTCTTTTACGTAACCGCCGAAAATCCCGCCGGTCCCTGGTCTGAACCGCACTGGCTGGGCTATTGGTACGTGGACCCTTCGCTGCTGTTCGAAGACGATGTGGTTTACTATCTCAGTCCGGATAACAAAGAAAGCTTCCTGCTCGGGATTCTGGATTTGAAAACCGACCGGATGAACGAGCCGCTGAAAAAAATTGCCTCCGGTCTGGGCGGCTCCTCTCCGGAAGGGCCGCATTTGTATAAAATCAAAGACTATTACTATCTGCTGTCGGCCGAAGGCGGAACCGGGTACGAGCACAGCGCCGTCATCCAGCGCAGCCGATCTCCCTGGGGGCCGTATGAAGCGAGCCCACACAACCCCGTCGCTTCCCATAAGAATGACCCCGACAATCCGTTTCACGCTATCGGCCATGCGGATATGGTGGAAACCCCGGACGGCTGGTGGATGGTTTGTCTGGGAATTCGTCCGCGGGGAGGCCGCTATCATCATTTGGGACGGGAGACCTTTCTGGCTCCGGTGTCCTGGACCGAAGACGGCTGGCCTAAAATCGGAACCGACGGCATCGTCAGGGAGGAATACCCGGCCCCGAAGCTGCCGACGCATCTCTGGGAAAAAGAGCCGACTCGGGACGATTTCGACAGCCCGTCCCTTCAGCTGGTCTGGAATTTTCTCCGCAACCCGCATCCGGAAGACTGGTCGCTGACGGCCCGACCCGGCTTTATGAGACTGAACGGTTCAAAAATCAGTTTTCAGGAAAAAGACTCTCCGGCCTTTGTCTGCCGCCGGCAGACCGCTTTCAATATCTCCGCCTCGGCGGCAATTGAATTT
The Anaerohalosphaeraceae bacterium genome window above contains:
- a CDS encoding PA14 domain-containing protein produces the protein MRPYKKILMPPDLFLPAILLFSIPLHAAVVMLGSFEGSMDGWTADGSVSVSYSTQGVTAGASSLQVVFPSGWLGILKKNMLPQPDLLKTMTAIQLDVTTRNDAGQIPGGWLNLFFVINSQTGGWQQFNLSYPGVPSSPRTDTLTVTIPQSVRDTFIQNGAGGWAEFFIITNSGTGGGTLWLDNIRAVLPDSGTVTIQISADAPIRTIPMTLYGANLQSWDGAQAGTNTTFNNLMKASGRKYFRIPGGSWSNGHLWSDIEGPNGTAAWKVSYTEYLNLMAALSQPGETTPPTLQPIVNFPGWWYDTLQDDTPYDEENQNYQIAHQKAVNAAVAWVQDQTSRPVCAQYWEIGNEIGGPWEVGWFEGISGTYYGDRFADFYLAMKAVNPSIKIGACAEPKHELQPWGWYVGYWTYDTLVAAAAKNAVPDFLIIHAYPGSGQPASYNPTLLSTDIDDIGVFTSSLNSIVQNALGAQYVGQIRYGMTEWDAGGHDSYNRVSCYVNALFHAQYILEMARHNWDLSNPWIPEYRADFRVYPVWYVNPMLIHHFGRHMVQASSSNTPLVRAYAAKDDQGNLTIFVFNNSPSSDITANIQITGFSAGQSGQQWLLEPDGAVISGGITVQDKDDIRINGVLHPDPLAAPSYAPQAFRSGNTFQIPLPASGMMLMKIPPPNSDTTPPAAPTGLTAVLNGINIRLDWNDNTEPDLRGYHIYRSTTFGSGYRRLNAAVLTESGYLDTAVASGQTYYYVVRAVDTLWNESDVSSQASATVPKTALGTILYERWDGIPGSSVSSLTSNPAYPNNPSFAGRLTALEGPSNIGENYGTRIRGYLYPPATGPYTFWIAGDDNCQLRLSTDGNPANASLIASVPGWTDPRQWNKYSSQQSSPRTLTAGQKYYIEVLHKEYTGGDHVAVAWSGPGFSQEVIAGNYLSPWLSGLYGDFNSSGAVSIEDLMHLAEVWVSNNCVLTSAVDQNGDCVVDLSEFAEFARNWLK
- a CDS encoding glycoside hydrolase family 43 protein — protein: MKSRWTLLLCLGIVPLGSSGGAQSTFRNPILRGMNPDPSICRVGEDYYLVTSSFEYFPGLPIYHSKDLVHWKLIGYALTRESQNPLRGCDAGGGQYAATIRCHQGTFYISGTNYGGKGTQGVFYVTAENPAGPWSEPHWLGYWYVDPSLLFEDDVVYYLSPDNKESFLLGILDLKTDRMNEPLKKIASGLGGSSPEGPHLYKIKDYYYLLSAEGGTGYEHSAVIQRSRSPWGPYEASPHNPVASHKNDPDNPFHAIGHADMVETPDGWWMVCLGIRPRGGRYHHLGRETFLAPVSWTEDGWPKIGTDGIVREEYPAPKLPTHLWEKEPTRDDFDSPSLQLVWNFLRNPHPEDWSLTARPGFMRLNGSKISFQEKDSPAFVCRRQTAFNISASAAIEFIPTDANEEAGLVIRGNDNNHYDFVITLRNGKRVILFRAVLQGRIAQTAIQPVPDGRLILQITADALEYRFGLLSESKERRRIASAATKNLSTEVIGGFTGVFIGMYASGNGKANQNPADFDWFDFEENDEI